The region TGGAACCAATACTCTTGTACGTCCAAATCCTTTACGGATTAAAATAACATTATCTGTCTTTGGCAATAAAGTATTTCCTAAATCAACAATAGTATCTCCTGATATAATGGTAAAATTAATATCGTCCCATTCATAAATATTACTCCCAATTCTTTGATTACCTATCCAAGGACGTTTAAACCGACGACCATTTTTAGGATCAGTTTCGGTTGTTTCCACCATCACCATTTGTTTTTTATGCCACGGCGCATTTTGGAAAAACGAAACGCCTGAAACCTCCACTCCTTTGAGTCCTATAAATATTACAGCAAAGACTAACATTATCCAAATAATAGGACTGCTAATCAATAAACTCAATATAATCACTACTAAGCTAACAATCATTTGAAATTGATTAAAAGATGTTCTTCGTTCTTTTTTTATCGCATAAATCAGGTTAATAATAGCTACCACTAATAATACTAATGCTGGTGGGTTTTTAAATAATTGATAACCGGCTAAAATTAATAGCAACGATTCAATGATCATAAAAAATTTCCATGAGCTCTTCATATATACACTCCTATCTGACATGTATTTTACCTTTATTTATTATACCTAGTTTGCTAATAATTAGAAAGTCACTTAAGATGGATTAATTACTACAACTTCCGACCGATTACATAAAAATAGTCCGGGACAAACGTCCCAGACTGTTTAACTTAAGCTAAATTAATTTCTATGAAATTTTAACAATCTTAACTTGCATATCTCCGCCAGGAGTGCTAATTGTTACCTCTTCATCTAATTCTTTGCCAATTAATGCTTTGGCAATCGGTGAATCATTTGAAATTTTACCTGATAGAGGATCTGCTTCTGCACTTCCAACAATCGTATATTCTTCTTGATCTCCATCGGGTAATTCAACAAACGTCACTGTGCGTCCTAACGATACTTCATTAGCGTTAACATTATTATTGTCAATGATTTGTGCAAAACGAATCATATTCTCTAAAGTAGTAATGCGCCCTTCTGTAAACGCTTGCTCATCTTTCGCTGATTCATATTCTGAATTTTCAGATAGGTCACCAAAACTACGAGCAATTTTGATACGTTCGACAATTTCTTTTCTTTTAACTGTTTTTAGTTCCTCTAACTCTTGTTCTAACTTTTCTTTACCTTCAACAGTCATTGGATATACTTTTTCTACCATGTTCCTGCTCCTTTAAAAGATACATTTTATGTAATATGAATAGCTTTTCTAGAATAATTACACTAGAAAAGCTATTCATAAAATTTATACACCAAAGGTTACCATGAGTTACTATAATTGTAAATAGCCTAACCTTCTTTTATTAACAACAATTTAATTATTCTTTGCTATCAATATACTTTTCTTTTAAAACTAAGTGTTCATCATATGTTTTGGCAAAGTAAACTTTATGAGTGCTAACATCTGCCAAGAAATATAAGTAATCATTTTTTTCTGGATTTAAAACAGCATCTATTGCCTGCTCACTTGGATTATTAAAAGGACCTGGTCCAAATCCTGTATTAACGTATAAATTGTACGGTGAGTCAACTTGAGTATCTTTAATTGACAAATGGACCTTATGCTCATCCATTGCATATAAGATAGATATGTCTGATTGCAGCGGCATCTTTTCTTTAATACGATTTAAAAAGACTTGTGCAATTTTTCGACGATCTCCCTCTTCAACCCCTTCTTTTTCAACTAATGACGCTAAAGTTAACATTTCTTGTGTTGTTAAATGACTAGCAACTAAATCAGCCTCTCTAGCCTCTATCACGTCATTTGTTTTTCCTACCATTTGAGAGACAAAATCTTTCAAATCATTCTTCTTATAGTAATTATAAGTCGCTGGGAATAAATAGCCTTCTAAACGATAACGTACATCTTTAGCATCCTTGACACTTTCTAATAATTTTGGATACTGCTCGTATAATTCATTGAAAAAAGCATCATCTTTCATCAATTTTAGAAACTCATCTTTTTTAATATCCGTGTTATCACTGACTAATTTAGCAATTTGTTTAATAGAAGATCCTTCTGGAATAGTTAATCGAGCATCAGCTAATTTAGAAGGTTCTTCTGACCCACCTTGTTTTAATAAACTACTAATATCACTCAATTTCATATTAGGGGACATTTGATAATAACCGCCTTTAAAATCAGTAATATTATTAGTTTTGACGTAGTAACTAAAGACTAAACCACTCTTAATAATTTTTTCTTTTTCAAGTATTGCCCCAATTCCCTTATTACTTGTCCCAATTGGTATTTCAATTTGCACAACTTTTTTATTATCTGGATCCAATGGTTTTAAGCCATCTTGCCAAAATTTATAAAAACTAAAACCTAATACAATCAAAATAACTACAAGGGCTAATATTACAAATGTCACAATTTTTCTAACTAATGAATTTTCTTTTTGTCTAGATGACGCACGATTTTTACTTGCTTCTTTTGCGGCCTCTTTGTCTGAATAATTTTTTTCATCTGGGTATTTATTATCGTTTTGTCCCAAAATGAAACCTCCTCACTACTTGTTTACTGCATACTTTTTCTATTATACATGAAAGATCACCAAATTAAAATTTATTTTGATTATCTTAATATAAAAGTAAAAAATAAGCGTTCATCTTTATATTTTATAATTAAAAAGAAAGTAGTAAATTAACTTTATTTGTAAAAAAAATAAAAAAGAAAGTTACTCTACTTGACAGTGAAATAACTTCCTTTTTTATTTTACTTTTATGCCAAAGCGCCCATTGGATCCCATGGTGCTAGCACTTTCGCCTCATCACCTTCGATAATTGCCTTTAATTCAGTTGATAAAAATTCTTTACGAACTACAATTTGATAAGTATACTCATCCATCCAAGCATCACTCATCACAAAGTAGCCTTTAGTCCCAACCTTATCGCCCCAACTATTTTCAACTTTCCATTTAGTAGACTTACCTTCTACAAGATCAACCCCAGTCAAGACCATAGCATGAGTCATTAGACTCTCACCAAAATCCAAACGTTCAGCTTTACTCATAGTAAAATCAACACCTAAGGTTGCATCAACATCAAATATATCTGTTGCCATAATACCAGAATCTCTAGTAGAAGATTGACCAACATCACAACCATACCAAACCGATTCTCCAGCTTTCAGTTGGGCAATCGCTAGTTCTTTAAAAGTTGCCATATCAACATTCAAATGGCGAACCTCTTTGCCTCCTACAACGTTTCCAAGCATTTCAACCGTATACACCTTATTGTAAGGTTTGTCCTCAGTAGGAGCATTTATGATGCTGACATACTCATTTAAGTCTACAGCTACAAATTTATCATAAAAACTCTTAGGAGTAAGATTTTTTTCTAAATGATACTCGCCTTCTGAGTCTCTATACTCAAAATCAAAAGTCGTTGGTGGTGTCCCTAAAGCCGTTGCCAATATACGATAAATACCAGCAAGCATATCCTCTTTAGCTTTATCTAATTCTGAGCGATTGGCATTATTGCTCACTAATTGGCGCAAAGTAATGGCATCTTTTCGCATTTTTTTATTCAAATAGCTATTAAGTTCTTTTGAAGCAGAACTACTAATAGTCTCTGGCATGATGACCTTAGGTACAATACCATATTTTTGAATCAGAGCGACTAACATATCCCACTGACCACCATCTTGTTGTGGTGTTTGTAAAAGAAAAGCAACCTTCCTACTTGTCAAATCATCAGAACCTGTTTTAATAATATTTTCATAAAAATAATTTGCTTTTTCAAATTTATCCCAGAAAAACGTATGATTTTGTGATAATTCAAAGTCTTTTAATTTGAAATTATTCGCAATTTGATGGCGAAAAGTATTTAAAGCTGCAAACATCCAACAACGTCCACTTTGCTTCTGGTTTGCTACCCCGCCTGTCTCTAAATCAATTGAAAATACTGGTGTATTTGCTATAATCGAAGATTGATTTTCAGAAGTGGCTAAAATTCCATTTTTAATAACTGCACGTTGGCTAAGCATACGTTTAGAACATGATTTGAACTCCTCGGAAAATTGCTCAATGACCTCTAGTTTTATTTCTTTACTCATTATGTCATCCCTTTCTCATACAATTTTAATACTTCTTAATTGTACTCTTTTTTTTAGGTACATGCCAATAATAACTAATAAATATTCCAATTAGTCCTTATTTCTAGAACTCTATCTTGACAAAGTTCTAGAAAGATTGTATATTTTAACTATTCATGATTAATAACATGCCACCTTAGCTCAGTAGGTAGAGCACTACCATGGTAAGGTAGGGGTCGCCGGTTCAAATCCGGCAGGTGGCTTAAAAAAAGGAGACTCTGATTAGAGTCTCCTTTTTAGCTACTTAAATAGTATCAAGCATTTATCTTTTAACTTATTCAATCATACATCAGATTACTTTCGATACTATATTGTTCATTTTCAATAAAATTCAATAAAAAAAAAACACTATATAATAGTGTCTTCTCAGCTCCGGCAGTAGGACTCGAACCTACGACATCATGATTAACAGTCATGCGCTACTACCAACTGAGCTATGCCGGAATAATATAAAAATAAACCCACTTGAGTTTAGTCTTAATAATATCTAAGCGTGGCGACGTCCTACTCTCACAGGGGGAAACCCCCAACTACCATCGGCGCTAAGAAGCTTAACTTCTGTGTTCGGCATGGGAACAGGTGTATCCTTCTTGCCATCATCACCACACTCTTAGATATTTATTAAATTGAGTAATTGCTCACTCAAAACTGGATGTTAAAGCTTAATCAAAACATTCCTTGATCCTACGTTTAAATTCTTGGTTAAGTCCTCGACCGATTAGTACTAGTCCGCTCCATACATCACTGTACTTCCACTCCTAGCCTATCTACCTGATCGTCTCTCAGGGGTCTTACTTTCCGAAGAAATGGGAAATCTCATCTTGAGGGGGGCTTCACGCTTAGATGCTTTCAGCGTTTATCCCGTCCACACGTAGCTACCCAGCAATGCCCTTGGCAGAACAACTGGTACACCAGCGGTGTGTCCATCCCGGTCCTCTCGTACTAAGGACAGCTCCTCTCAAATTTCCTACGCCCGCGACGGATAGGGACCGAACTGTCTCACGACGTTCTGAACCCAGCTCGCGTGCCGCTTTAATGGGCGAACAGCCCAACCCTTGGGACCGACTACAGCCCCAGGATGCGACGAGCCGACATCGAGGTGCCAAACCTCCCCGTCGATGTGGACTCTTGGGGGAGATAAGCCTGTTATCCCCAGGGTAGCTTTTATCCGTTGAGCGATGGCCCTTCCATGCGGAACCACCGGATCACTAAGTCCGTCTTTCGACCCTGCTCGACTTGTAGGTCTCGCAGTCAAGCTCCCTTATGCCTTTGCACTCTACGAATGATTTCCAACCATTCTGAGGGAACCTTTGAGCGCCTCCGTTACTCTTTAGGAGGCGACCGCCCCAGTCAAACTGCCCATCTGACACTGTCTCCCGCCACGATAAGTGGCGCGGGTTAGAATGGTCATAACACAAGGGTAGTATCCCACCAACGCCTCCTTCGATACTAGCGTACCGAGCTCTACGGCTCCTACCTATCCTGTACATGTGTCACAAACATTCAATATCAAACTACAGTAAAGCTCCATGGGGTCTTTCCGTCCTGTCGCGGGTAACCTGCATCTTCACAGGTACTAAAATTTCACCGAGTCTCTCGTTGAGACAGTGCCCAAATCGTTACGCCTTTCGTGCGGGTCGGAACTTACCCGACAAGGAATTTCGCTACCTTAGGACCGTTATAGTTACGGCCGCCGTTTACTGGGGCTTCAATTCTGAGCTTCGCATAAAGCTAACCCATCCTCTTAACCTTCCAGCACCGGGCAGGCGTCAGCCCCTATACGTCATCTTTCGATTTTGCAGAGACCTGTGTTTTTGATAAACAGTCGCTTGGGCCTATTCACTGCGGCTGGTCCGGAGACCAGCACCCCTTCTCCCGAAGTTACGGGGTCATTTTGCCGAGTTCCTTAACGAGAGTTCGCTCGCTCACCTTAGGCTACTCGCCTCGACTACCTGTGTCGGTTTGCGGTACGGGCAGTTGTATTCTAACTAGAAGCTTTTCTTGGCAGTGTGACATCAGAAACTTCGGTACTTTATTTCCCTCCCCATCACAACTTGTCCTTGAAGACGTAAGCATTTTACTCACATCAAGACTTGTTGCTTGGCCACACACTTCCAGTCGTGTGGATTTCTTAGCCTACTGCGTCCCTCCATTGGTCAAACAAATACTACTGGTACAGGAATATCAACCTGTTGTCCATCGCCTACGCCTATCGGCCTCGGCTTAGGTCCCGACTAACCCTGGGAGGACGAGCCTTCCCCAGGAAACCTTAGTCATACGGTGGACAGGATTCTCACCTGTCTTTCGCTACTCATACCGGCATTCTCACTTCTAAGCGCTCCAGTAGTCCTCACGATCTACCTTCGACGCCCTTAGAACGCTCTCCTACCAATGTACAAAAGTACATTCCACAGCTTCGGTAATATGTTTAGCCCCGGTACATTTTCGGCGCAGGGTCACTCGACTAGTGAGCTATTACGCACTCTTTAAATGGTGGCTGCTTCTAAGCCAACATCCTAGTTGTCTGTGCAACCCCACATCCTTTTCCACTTAACATATATTTTGGGACCTTAGCTGGTGGTCTGGGCTGTTTCCCTTTCGACTACGGATCTTATCACTCGCAGTCTGACTCCCGGATATGAATGGATGGCATTCGGAGTTTATCTGAATTCGGTAACCCGAGATGGGCCCCTAGTCCAAACAGTGGCTCTACCTCCATCATTCTTAATCCGAGGCTAGCCCTAAAGCTATTTCGGAGAGAACCAGCTATCTCCAAGTTCGATTGGAATTTCTCCGCTACCCACAGCTCATCCCCGCACTTTTCAACGTACGTGGGTTCGGTCCTCCAGTGCGTTTTACCGCACCTTCAACCTGGCCATGGGTAGATCACATGGTTTCGGGTCTACGACAACATACTCAAACGCCCTATTCAGACTCGCTTTCGCTACGGCTCCGACTCTTCATCTTAACCTCGCATGCTATCGTAACTCGCCGGTTCATTCTACAAAAGGCACGCCATCACCCATTAACGGGCTTTGACTTGTTGTAGGCACACGGTTTCAGGATCTATTTCACTCCCCTCCCGGGGTGCTTTTCACCTTTCCCTCACGGTACTGGTTCACTATCGGTCACTAGAGAGTATTTAGCCTTGCGGGATGGTCCCCGCGGATTCCGACGGAATTTCTCGTGTTCCGCCGTACTCAGGATACTCATAGGTGTGTGATCAATTTCGCCTACGGGGCTTTTACCCACTACGGCTGACCTTTCCAGGTCGATTCGACTATCCATCACAACTACCATATTTGAGTCCTACAACCCCAAGAAGCAAGCTTCTTGGTTTGGGCTCTTACCGTTTCGCTCGCCGCTACTAAGGTAATCGAATTTTCTTTCTCTTCCTGCAGGTACTTAGATGTTTCAGTTCTCTGCGTCTCACCTCATATACCTATGTATTCAGTATATGATGACAGCCTATAACAGCTGCCGGGTTTCCCCATTCGGAAATCTCTGGATCATAGCTTACTTACAGCTCCCCAAAGCATATCGGAGTTAGTCCCGTCCTTCATCGTCTTCTAGTGCCAAGGCATCCACCGTGCGCCCTTATTAACTTAACCTAATTTACTAACAATGTTGTTAGATTTTTGATTTCCACATGTAGCGATACATGCTCCATCAATCCTTTAAACAGCGTTTTGAACTTTGTTTAAAAACTCTTATGAATAGTACTAATGTACTTATCATCAACGCGGTGTTCTCGGTTTGTTTTGATTAATTATATCTTTAACTATCCAGTTTTCAATGAACAATAAGTTTGAGAGTAGACCTCTCAAAACTGAACAAAGTGACTTACCTGTAGGATTCCGTTATATTCCTTAGAAAGGAGGTGATCCAGCCGCACCTTCCGATACGGCTACCTTGTTACGACTTCACCCCAATCATCTATCCCACCTTAGGCGGCTGGCTCCAAAAGGTTACCTCACCGACTTCGGGTGTTACAAACTCTCGTGGTGTGACGGGCGGTGTGTACAAGGCCCGGGAACGTATTCACCGCGGCGTTCTGATCCGCGATTACTAGCGATTCCGGCTTCATGTAGGCGAGTTGCAGCCTACAATCCGAACTGAGAATGGCTTTAAGAGATTAGCTTGGCCTCGCGACCTTGCGACTCGTTGTACCATCCATTGTAGCACGTGTGTAGCCCAGGTCATAAGGGGCATGATGATTTGACGTCATCCCCACCTTCCTCCGGTTTATCACCGGCAGTCTCGCTAGAGTGCCCAACTTAATGATGGCAACTAACAATAGGGGTTGCGCTCGTTGCGGGACTTAACCCAACATCTCACGACACGAGCTGACGACAACCATGCACCACCTGTCACTTTGTCCCCGAAGGGAAAGCTCTATCTCTAGAGTGGTCAAAGGATGTCAAGACCTGGTAAGGTTCTTCGCGTTGCTTCGAATTAAACCACATGCTCCACCGCTTGTGCGGGCCCCCGTCAATTCCTTTGAGTTTCAGTCTTGCGACCGTACTCCCCAGGCGGAGTGCTTAATGCGTTAACTGCAGCACTGAAGGGCGGAA is a window of Vagococcus intermedius DNA encoding:
- the mltG gene encoding endolytic transglycosylase MltG — protein: MGQNDNKYPDEKNYSDKEAAKEASKNRASSRQKENSLVRKIVTFVILALVVILIVLGFSFYKFWQDGLKPLDPDNKKVVQIEIPIGTSNKGIGAILEKEKIIKSGLVFSYYVKTNNITDFKGGYYQMSPNMKLSDISSLLKQGGSEEPSKLADARLTIPEGSSIKQIAKLVSDNTDIKKDEFLKLMKDDAFFNELYEQYPKLLESVKDAKDVRYRLEGYLFPATYNYYKKNDLKDFVSQMVGKTNDVIEAREADLVASHLTTQEMLTLASLVEKEGVEEGDRRKIAQVFLNRIKEKMPLQSDISILYAMDEHKVHLSIKDTQVDSPYNLYVNTGFGPGPFNNPSEQAIDAVLNPEKNDYLYFLADVSTHKVYFAKTYDEHLVLKEKYIDSKE
- the liaF gene encoding cell wall-active antibiotics response protein LiaF, which produces MKSSWKFFMIIESLLLILAGYQLFKNPPALVLLVVAIINLIYAIKKERRTSFNQFQMIVSLVVIILSLLISSPIIWIMLVFAVIFIGLKGVEVSGVSFFQNAPWHKKQMVMVETTETDPKNGRRFKRPWIGNQRIGSNIYEWDDINFTIISGDTIVDLGNTLLPKTDNVILIRKGFGRTRVLVPVGVGIVLEHSSLLGNVKFEGEFYRVKNESIKAYSEDYDESNRRLKIITSTLMGDVEVIRI
- a CDS encoding aminopeptidase C; this encodes MSKEIKLEVIEQFSEEFKSCSKRMLSQRAVIKNGILATSENQSSIIANTPVFSIDLETGGVANQKQSGRCWMFAALNTFRHQIANNFKLKDFELSQNHTFFWDKFEKANYFYENIIKTGSDDLTSRKVAFLLQTPQQDGGQWDMLVALIQKYGIVPKVIMPETISSSASKELNSYLNKKMRKDAITLRQLVSNNANRSELDKAKEDMLAGIYRILATALGTPPTTFDFEYRDSEGEYHLEKNLTPKSFYDKFVAVDLNEYVSIINAPTEDKPYNKVYTVEMLGNVVGGKEVRHLNVDMATFKELAIAQLKAGESVWYGCDVGQSSTRDSGIMATDIFDVDATLGVDFTMSKAERLDFGESLMTHAMVLTGVDLVEGKSTKWKVENSWGDKVGTKGYFVMSDAWMDEYTYQIVVRKEFLSTELKAIIEGDEAKVLAPWDPMGALA
- the greA gene encoding transcription elongation factor GreA; amino-acid sequence: MVEKVYPMTVEGKEKLEQELEELKTVKRKEIVERIKIARSFGDLSENSEYESAKDEQAFTEGRITTLENMIRFAQIIDNNNVNANEVSLGRTVTFVELPDGDQEEYTIVGSAEADPLSGKISNDSPIAKALIGKELDEEVTISTPGGDMQVKIVKIS